Genomic DNA from Streptomyces diastaticus subsp. diastaticus:
ACCTGGACCATCCTGCTGATGGCCATCGCCACCACCGGCATCGGCCTGATCCCCTCGTACGCCACGCTCGGCATCTGGGCGACCGTCCTCCTGGTGCTGTGCCGCTGCCTCCAGGGCTTCGCGGCCGGCGGCGAACTCGGCGGCGCCAACGCCTTCGTCTCCGAGCACGCCCCGGCACACCGACGGGCGTTCCACACCTCGTTCGTCAACACCGGCACCTACCTCGGCTCGCTGGTCGCCTCGCTGGTCGCGCTGCTGCTGACCTCGGCCGTCAGCGCGGAGACCCTGCACGACTGGGCCTGGCGCATCCCCTTCCTGCTCAGCGCGGTGATCGGCCTGATCGGCCTCTACATCCGCAGCCAGCTCCCCGAGACCGAGCAGTTCGAGGCCGTCCAGGAGAGCGACTCGGTCGAGGTGGCGAAGTACCCCATCGCCGACGTGTTCACCCACGCGTGGCGCCAGATCGTGCTCGTCATCTTCCTCGGCGCGCTGATCGTCGGCGGCTACTACGTGGCCGGCGTCTACGCCGCCAGCTACCTGCAGACCGAAGGGGGACGCTCCGCCGACTTCGCCTTCACCTCCACCTGCATCGCCATGGTCGCCGCGGTGATCAGCCTGCCCATCGCCGGGTACGTCGGCGACCGCATCGGCCGCCGGCCCGTGTTCTTCTTCGGCAGTGGCGTCACCGCCGTCATCTCCTTCCCGGCCTTCATGGTGATGCGCGACGGCAGCCCGGCGGCCGCCGTCCTCGCCCAGTGCGCGCTGACCTTCTTCATCGGCCTGGTCAACGGTGTCTCGTTCGCCACCTACGCCGAGATCTTCCGGGCGCGCTACCGCTACAGCGGCATCGCGATGAGCAACAACGTCACCAACATGGCGCTGGGAGGCACGGCGCCCTTCATCGCCACACTCCTCATCAGCACCACCGACAACAACCTGGCGCCGGCGGGTTACCTCCTCGCCACCGCGCTCATGACCTTCATCGCCACCTTCTTCCTCAAGGAGACCCGCGGAAAGGAACTGCAACTGTGAGCCCCGCGCAGACCGGCCGACGCAGGTTCGAGAGCCGTACGGTCCTGGTCACCGGCGCCGCCGGCGGCCTGGGCCGGGCCGACTGCCTGGCACTGGCCGCCGAGGGGGCGCACGTCTGGGCCGCCGACATCGACGTGGCCGCCGCCGAGACGCTCGTCCCCGAACTCACGGCGGCCGGCGGGTCGGGGCGGGCCGTTCACCTGGACGTCGCCGACGCCGACTCCTGGCGTGCGCTGGCCGACGAGGTGGAAGCCGCCGGGCCCCTCCACGGCCTGGTCAACAACGCCGGCGTCAGCCTGCGCGCGGGCATCGCCGACACCACCGTCGAACAGTGGCGGCGCGTCATGGACGTCAACCTCTCCAGCGTCTTCTACGGCCTCAAGACACTCACCCCCGCCCTCGCACGAGGGGCCGAGGCCGGTGGCGCCGCGGTCGTGAACGTCTCCTCCATCGCCGGAATGGTCGGCTACTTCTCCGCCACGTACGGCACCAGCAAGTGGGGCGTCCGCGGCCTGTCGAAGGTCGGCGCGCTCGAACTCGCGCCGCACGGCGTCCGCGTGAACTCGCTCCACCCGGGACTCACCTCCACACCCCTGCTCCACCAGGCCCCCGACACCGCCTTCGTGGACGAGAGCGTGCGGTCGGTGCCCGCGGGCCGGCTCGCGACTCCCCAGGAGATCGCGCGCGTGGTCGCGTTCCTGCTGTCCGACGACGCCACCTACATCACGGGCGAGGAGGTCGTCGTCGACGGCGGACTGACCTCCGGCGGTCTCTACCACCGCATCCTCGCCGGACTGGCCGACAGGCCGTGAACCGCCCCACCGAGCCGGTCCGAAGGCCCGCGCGCCGACGCCCGCCGCACGTCGGCGCCGGGTCCACGACCACCCACCCGTCCCACCCACCTGAAGGAACCTTCATGACCAGCACCCAGGCAGCCGACGACAACCCCGGCCGTGTCAACCACGACGCCCTCCCCGCCATCAACCCGGAGCTGGTCGGCCGCACCGTCGTCGTGACCGGCGCCGGCCGGGGCATGGGCGCCCTCTTCCTCGAGGAGCTGGCACGCCGTGGCGTCAACGGCGTCGGCGGCGACCTCGACCAGGAGGAGATGGCCGCCGTGGCCGAGAGGATCAACGCGCGCCTCGCCGGCACCGACGGCGCGGGCCGCGTGGTCGGCGTCGGCGCCGACGTCACCGACCCGGCCGCCGG
This window encodes:
- a CDS encoding SDR family NAD(P)-dependent oxidoreductase, whose amino-acid sequence is MSPAQTGRRRFESRTVLVTGAAGGLGRADCLALAAEGAHVWAADIDVAAAETLVPELTAAGGSGRAVHLDVADADSWRALADEVEAAGPLHGLVNNAGVSLRAGIADTTVEQWRRVMDVNLSSVFYGLKTLTPALARGAEAGGAAVVNVSSIAGMVGYFSATYGTSKWGVRGLSKVGALELAPHGVRVNSLHPGLTSTPLLHQAPDTAFVDESVRSVPAGRLATPQEIARVVAFLLSDDATYITGEEVVVDGGLTSGGLYHRILAGLADRP
- a CDS encoding MFS transporter, yielding MADLRAEPTPSNHSGEASPKVGENPAATLKVIRAAILGTVVEYYDFGIYGYMATLLSAHFFVESDPNTALLSTFAAFAVAFFLRAPGGILFGHMGDKYGRKKALTWTILLMAIATTGIGLIPSYATLGIWATVLLVLCRCLQGFAAGGELGGANAFVSEHAPAHRRAFHTSFVNTGTYLGSLVASLVALLLTSAVSAETLHDWAWRIPFLLSAVIGLIGLYIRSQLPETEQFEAVQESDSVEVAKYPIADVFTHAWRQIVLVIFLGALIVGGYYVAGVYAASYLQTEGGRSADFAFTSTCIAMVAAVISLPIAGYVGDRIGRRPVFFFGSGVTAVISFPAFMVMRDGSPAAAVLAQCALTFFIGLVNGVSFATYAEIFRARYRYSGIAMSNNVTNMALGGTAPFIATLLISTTDNNLAPAGYLLATALMTFIATFFLKETRGKELQL